CGACGCCTGGCTCACGCTGACTGGTCACGACCGGGCGACGGTCCTCGGTGAGCAATTGCGGGCGTTCGTCCCCGACGAGCAGGCTGGCAGACTCGAAACGGCGCTGCAAGAGATAAGCGCCGACCAATCAGTCGCGTGTGACCTCCGGATCGAACACGCGGATAGACTTCCGATCCATGTCCGCCTGTCGGGGCAGGCCGAACGGGACACGGACGGGGACGTTCGCCGGATCCACTGTCAGATGACTTCACGAACGGAACCGAGAGACTCGAGAGGAACGATCGTCGAACAGAACGCTCTCTTACGGACGTTGCTCGACGGATTACCCATCGGGATCCTCGCGGAGACGGCCGACCGGACCGTATTGGCGGTCAACGACGAGCTGCTATCCCTGTTCGATATCCCCCGCGATCGTCGCGATATGATCGGTGCAGACTGTGCCAGACTAGCAGCGGAAGCGAGCGACGAATTCGCTGATCCCCCGGCGTTCGTCGCCGGGATCGAGGCCCGAATCGACGAGGGGGAGCCGGTGATCGGGGAACGCCTCGAACGCACGGACGAACGAGTCTTCGAGCGAAGCTACCTACCGATCGAGCTCCCGACCGGAAGCGGCCACCTGTGGCTGTACGACGACGTCACGGAAGAACAGGCCCGGAAGGCCGACCTGAAGACGTACGAGCGACTCGTCGATGTCGCGCCCGTGGGTGTGTTTCGGACGACGACCGACGGGCGCGTCCTGACGACGAACCAGCGGATGGCCGACATCCTCGGCTACGACGGCGTTCCGGAACTTCTTGAGTCCCATCAGGCGCTCGAGCGTGATCTCTACGTCGATTCCAGGCGCCGCCAGACCTTTCTCGAACGGTTACAGACGGCGGGGATCGTCGAGGACTTCGAGTACGAGGCACGGACGAAAGACGGCGGTCGCCGCTGGCTCTCGATGAACGCGCGACTCCTCGACGAACGCGACGACGGCGCGCGAGTCATCACTGGATTCACCTGGGACGTGACTGACCGGAAGCGGCACGAGCGACAGCTGATGGTCCTCGGCCGGATCCTCCGACACAACCTCCGGAACGCGCTCACGGTCATCGAGGGACAAGCCGACCTGCTCGCCACCGGCAGTGCCGACTCGCCGGAGGATGCCATGGAGATGATCAGTAGTCACGCGGACACGCTGCTCGAACTCGCCGACAAGGAACGGGCCATCGTACGCTTGCTTCGCGGGCCGAGAGAACTGGGAACGAGAGACCTCAGCGCGATGGCAGCGACGGTTCGAGACGATCTCCGGGCAGAGCACCCAGAAGCCACGATCGATCTGACGGCACCGGAGTCCGCGCGGGCGACCGTGTGTCTCGGCTTCGAAGCGGCCATCAGAGAGCTGCTGGAGAACGCGATCGT
The Halapricum salinum genome window above contains:
- a CDS encoding PAS domain-containing sensor histidine kinase — translated: MSDRQPDWIVVDDDPPVGGVVPALSLTPDGTVQFVNDAWLTLTGHDRATVLGEQLRAFVPDEQAGRLETALQEISADQSVACDLRIEHADRLPIHVRLSGQAERDTDGDVRRIHCQMTSRTEPRDSRGTIVEQNALLRTLLDGLPIGILAETADRTVLAVNDELLSLFDIPRDRRDMIGADCARLAAEASDEFADPPAFVAGIEARIDEGEPVIGERLERTDERVFERSYLPIELPTGSGHLWLYDDVTEEQARKADLKTYERLVDVAPVGVFRTTTDGRVLTTNQRMADILGYDGVPELLESHQALERDLYVDSRRRQTFLERLQTAGIVEDFEYEARTKDGGRRWLSMNARLLDERDDGARVITGFTWDVTDRKRHERQLMVLGRILRHNLRNALTVIEGQADLLATGSADSPEDAMEMISSHADTLLELADKERAIVRLLRGPRELGTRDLSAMAATVRDDLRAEHPEATIDLTAPESARATVCLGFEAAIRELLENAIVHSAEDDPCVSLTVRSEGDVVDIEVADTGPGLPDIERGVLRGEVDETPLYHSAGIGLFLVRQLTQASNGRIRIHDNEPRGSVVQIRVPVAGEVEE